The Tolypothrix sp. PCC 7712 region AGTCGCCGCTAGTCTGACTGCTGTTTTAGTGGCGGCTATACCGGCTTTGCAGGAAGTAGCACGTGCAGCGCGCAGTGCAGAAAAGCTATTTGATACTCTTTCGCGAGAGTTACCACCTACTCTCAATGCGATTCGTGCCACAGGCTTAGAAATTACTGATTTAACCGATGATGTCAGCGAAGGCGTGAAAAGCGCAGGTCAAGTGGTTAAACAAGTTGATCAAAGCTTAGAAACTGCTAGAAAGCAGGCTCAAAACATTCAAGTAGGCACACGCAGTCTTGTTGTGGGTGTAAAAACCGCCTGGAAAACCTTCACACGTCAAAAACCTGCGAAGCGATCGCTTGATCGTCTGCCAAATCCTGATAAAACATCCCTCCCATCACGAGAACGAGAAGCACTCAGACCAGAAAATCGCCGCGCCAAATCAGAAGTTTACCGCAGTAATGACGGTTACAGCGAAGCTCCTGGTTGGGAAGCTAGTTTTGATGATGAGGAGTAGTTGGGGACTGGGGACTGGGGACTGGGGACTGGGGAACTCGGGGCCCCCTCTGGGGATAAGGGGTAATGGGGACTGGGGATTGGGGACTGGGGACTGGGGAACTCGGGGCCCCCTCTGGGGATAAGGGGTAATGGGGACTGGGAAAAAGCAGGAGGCAGGGAGAGGGAGTAGGGGGAGCAATAATTAATGACAAACACCAAACACCCAACACCAATTACCGATTACCAATTACCCATGCCCAATGCCCAATGCCCAATGCCCAATGCCCAATGCCCAATGCCCAATGCCCCATGCCCCATGCCCAATGCCCCATGCCCCATGCCCAATGCCCAATGCCCTCCACCAAGTTTTGCTGCGATCGTTATAGCTTTGATCCCTAAGATTAGAGTAAAGTAAACAAGTGTAAAGAAGTATCACTTTTCCCGTACCTTTTAAAACAACTTGTTCACTTTTACCTTTGATATTTGTATAAAAACGTCCATGCAGTCTTGTTTTTGGCGACGATTTCTATTATCTATTGCTGCATTTTTCTTGGCTGGGTCAATTTGGGTGATGCATTCTCCCCCAGCGCTGGCTTATGACAATCCGGATCTGCTTCCTAAGGAAGCAACCCCAGTTGTAGACTTAGCCAAATCGCTTACGGATGTACAAGAAGAAAAGCTTGTTCACGATTTAGAGCAGTTTGAAACTGATACTGGTTGGAAACTGCGAGTATTGACTCAATATGACCGTACACCAGGCCGAGCAGTAATCAATTTTTGGGGTTTGGATGATAAAAGCATTCTGCTAGTTGCTGATGCTCGTGGTGGTAATATCCTCAGCTTTAGCGTTGGCGATGCAGTTTATGAGCTTTTACCCCGAACTTTTTGGATAGAACTACAAACACGCTTTGGCAATTTGTACTTTGTACGAGAACAAGGTGAAGACCAAGCTATTCTGCAGGCTTTAGATTCCGTTAAGGGTTGTTTACTTCAAGGTGGGTGCAAAGTTGTTCCCGGATTACCCCGGGAACAGTGGATTCTCACTTTGATTACCTCAGTTATCGGTGGAGTGGTTTGTGGATTTGCTGCTCAACCTCAGCGTGAGGGACAAATTTTTGCTTGGCAATGGGCTTTAATTTTCTCGCCTTTGTGGGGAATTTTGTTTATTGCCTTCGGGATTGGGCCTGTAGTGACACGTACTAGCGACTGGTTACCGCTATTTCGTAATATTGCTGGATTTTTGATTGGCGCTTTGGTTGCCTATCTATCTCCAATTTTCAATCGTTCTTCTTCTAATGCTGAATCTTAAGGAGAATCAGAAAACATCTAAAAACTAAAGTATCCAATATTTCTTAGGTAGGGTGCGTTAACATCAAAGCGTTCATCGTCAAGCACTATCTTGATTTTACGGCGGTGCGCGATCGCTTCCGCCACAACGCACACTACTAGATATTGGGTAGTTATGAATTGGCGGTGCTGGATGACTCAGTACTCGGAAAGCTCTGAAGCTGATAAGCTGAAAGCTGAGATCTCAGAGCTATATGGAAATGGAATGGCACGTAACTGATGCTCAAAGTTTGGCAATAATTGATAGTGAAATTGGCGATCATGTCTTTTCACCAGCGGAATATGAGATTATTCGGCGAGTTATTTACGCGACAGCCGACTTTGAGTATAAGTCTTTAATTTGGTTTTCTGAACATGCTTTGCAATCTGGCGCAGCAGCTTTAGCAGCACGTACCACGATTGTGGTAGATGTACCTTTGGTACAAGTAGGTATTAGCTACGATATCCAAAATACCTTTGCTAATCCGGTATATTGTAGTTTTGAAACAGCCACACGCCCGCAAACAGAAAAGACTCGGGTAGCTTGGGGAATAGAAACCCTAGCAAGGCGCTATCCAGAAGGTATTTTTATAGTTGGTCAATCGCAAACAGCACTAACAGCACTGATGGATCTAATCGAGACTGAGGAAATTCGCCCTGCTTTGGTAATTGCAACACCAGTGAGATTTTTGAATGTAGATGCGGCTAAAGAACGCTTACAAGAGGCTTTAGTTCCCCACATTACAATCGAAGGGCGCAAAGGTAATGCAGTGGTAGCAGCTGCGATTGTCGATGGCTTGGTAGACTTAGCTTGGCAAGCTTACGGGCAAGATGGGAATAGGGGAAGGGGAAAGGGTAATGGGTAATGGGTAATTGGTAATGGGTAATTGGTAATAATAAAAAATAACTGAAATACTAAGAACTCAGCACTCAGCACTTAATAATCGTAATCGTCGTCGTATCTCTCTTCTTCTTGACGGCGACGGCGACGCGGTCTGTCATTTGGGTCGTCACGCAAGCGGCTGCTGGTTTCGCTAAAGAAATCTTGTCGTACAAAGGGATAATCGCTTACCCACAAGTTACGGCTGGGAATGTAAATATCGCTGAACTCTTCAATTCTTCCTAAATCTCGGCGATTTGACATGACTATCATTTCGGCAATTAGACCACGTGTAATCACTTTGTAAGCAGGTTTGAGTGGTGCATTAAATTCAATGCTAAATCCTGTGTCATCTCCGACTTCTAAGTTAATTCGCTTTTCGCGGTTTTCTACAATTACTAATTCCCCTTTGCTATTAACAGTTTCCTGCTTACCGATTAACTGGTCTGTAATCCACCAATCAAGTATGCGACCCCGGAAAAAGCCACTGTATTTGTAACGGCGACATTGTACATTTCGCACACTAGCCTGAAAGACGGGATACCAAAGCCAGAAAAATGCGCCAATGATGCCTAGAAGAAATACTATTAAATCCAATTCAATCCTAAAAAAGACTTTAACCAGCAAAATCACAACTACAGCAACTACAGAAATTAATAGCCTCTGTATGAAGTTAGAAAACTTTCCCCAGTAGTACTTGTATTGCAGCCCACTGGCAATTAAGGGAATTATTTGTTCAAATTTCTGTCGAGTCAGTGGAACTAACATGAGTTGTGAATTTCTGGGGGAATGGGGAATGGGGAATGGGGAACTCGGGGCCCCCTCTGGGGATAAGGGGGAATGGGGAATGGGGAATGGGGAATGGGGAATGGGGAATGGGGAATGGGGAGAAATAATAATGACAAACACCAAACACCCAACACCAATTACCGATTACCAATTACCGATTACCAATGCCCAATGCCCCATAATGTTGAAGTTTATATTATCTTTTCTAATCCATATACTAACGACTTTAGCTGTAAGACTTTGCGAATTGCTAGTAGTACTCCTGGCATATAACAAGCGCGATCGCTTGTATCATGTCGTAAGGTATAAATTTGCCCAGCTGCGCCAAAAATCACTTCCTGGTGGGCTATTAGTCCCGGCAAGCGCACGCTATGAATGCGAATGCCTTCTTCTGCTAAACTACCTCTGGCTCCTGCTACTTTTTCCGTTTCTTCGACAATAGCAGGGTTAAAAGTTTTACCTAGTTCTCCTAGCAATTGTGCGGTTTTGATTGCTGTTCCGCTAGGTGCATCGGCTTTTTGATTATGATGTAGTTCGATAATTTCTACATGATCGAAATATTGCGAGGCGGCGATCGCTGCTTGTTGTAGCAGTACCATACCTATGGAAAAGTTAGGAATAATCAGACAACCAGTGCTAGCTTTTTCAGCAAAG contains the following coding sequences:
- a CDS encoding TPM domain-containing protein: MQSCFWRRFLLSIAAFFLAGSIWVMHSPPALAYDNPDLLPKEATPVVDLAKSLTDVQEEKLVHDLEQFETDTGWKLRVLTQYDRTPGRAVINFWGLDDKSILLVADARGGNILSFSVGDAVYELLPRTFWIELQTRFGNLYFVREQGEDQAILQALDSVKGCLLQGGCKVVPGLPREQWILTLITSVIGGVVCGFAAQPQREGQIFAWQWALIFSPLWGILFIAFGIGPVVTRTSDWLPLFRNIAGFLIGALVAYLSPIFNRSSSNAES
- a CDS encoding precorrin-8X methylmutase, with protein sequence MEWHVTDAQSLAIIDSEIGDHVFSPAEYEIIRRVIYATADFEYKSLIWFSEHALQSGAAALAARTTIVVDVPLVQVGISYDIQNTFANPVYCSFETATRPQTEKTRVAWGIETLARRYPEGIFIVGQSQTALTALMDLIETEEIRPALVIATPVRFLNVDAAKERLQEALVPHITIEGRKGNAVVAAAIVDGLVDLAWQAYGQDGNRGRGKGNG
- the dapB gene encoding 4-hydroxy-tetrahydrodipicolinate reductase, which encodes MTNQAPIPVIVNGAAGKMGREVVKAVAQASDLNLVGAIDSSPEHQGKDAGELAGLSEPLEVPITNQLEPMLGYVAGDRQGPPGVIVDFTHPDSVYDNIRSAIAYGIRPVVGTTGLSVEQIQDLADFAEKASTGCLIIPNFSIGMVLLQQAAIAASQYFDHVEIIELHHNQKADAPSGTAIKTAQLLGELGKTFNPAIVEETEKVAGARGSLAEEGIRIHSVRLPGLIAHQEVIFGAAGQIYTLRHDTSDRACYMPGVLLAIRKVLQLKSLVYGLEKII